A window of Gemmatimonadota bacterium contains these coding sequences:
- a CDS encoding alpha/beta fold hydrolase, with protein MRGEFVDIGGQRMYYFAAGTRGEGVPVILLHGFPTASRLWQGVVRDFPAGHRLVVCDLPGFGRSDPSPGAADCAVHAAAVLRLMDDLRIARACIVGHGLGGGVAQIIATQARDRVSHLALLDTAAFGVAPRRMARLARALLPLAGMLPPGLLAGLVQGSVRAGFIDPDRSRLTLDTCLHPFTTPIGRDHLVQHLRALGRCGTADLAAPLAVSGIPTAILWGADDPFYPVSLAHRMHAAVPGSTLEIVEDARHFLPEDAPERVLAALTALLRR; from the coding sequence ATGAGAGGCGAGTTCGTGGATATCGGCGGGCAGCGCATGTACTACTTCGCCGCCGGCACCCGCGGGGAGGGTGTACCCGTCATCCTCCTTCACGGGTTCCCCACCGCCTCCCGCCTCTGGCAGGGCGTCGTCCGGGATTTCCCTGCAGGCCATCGCCTCGTCGTGTGCGACCTCCCGGGGTTCGGTCGATCGGATCCCAGCCCGGGCGCCGCCGACTGCGCCGTCCACGCCGCGGCGGTCCTCCGACTGATGGACGACCTGCGGATCGCGCGCGCCTGTATCGTGGGGCACGGCCTCGGCGGAGGCGTCGCGCAGATCATCGCCACCCAAGCCCGCGATCGCGTGTCGCACCTCGCGCTCCTCGACACCGCCGCGTTCGGGGTGGCCCCCCGCCGGATGGCAAGACTCGCGCGCGCCCTGCTGCCACTCGCGGGGATGCTGCCGCCCGGATTGCTCGCTGGACTCGTCCAAGGATCGGTGCGCGCGGGCTTCATCGATCCGGACCGTAGTCGCCTCACGCTCGACACCTGCCTTCACCCCTTCACGACCCCGATCGGCCGCGACCACCTCGTCCAGCATCTGCGCGCGCTCGGACGGTGCGGGACGGCGGACCTCGCCGCGCCGCTCGCCGTGTCGGGCATCCCGACCGCGATCCTCTGGGGCGCGGACGACCCGTTCTATCCCGTCTCGCTCGCCCATCGAATGCACGCCGCCGTCCCGGGATCGACTCTAGAGATCGTGGAGGACGCGCGCCACTTCCTCCCCGAAGACGCCCCTGAGCGCGTTCTCGCCGCGCTGACCGCCCTGCTGCGGCGCTAG
- a CDS encoding protein kinase has translation MAEDTLLRERCATAVAGLYEIEEQIGRGGMAVVYRALDERLKRKVALKVLPPELAFRPEVRTRFLREAEMSARLSHPHIVPIYSVDEAEGLVYFAMGLVEGESLAARLHREPRPPLDFVRRVLREVAGALHYAHQQGVVHRDVKPDNILIEAPSGRALVTDFGIARAAEGDQRLTVTGIAVGTPAYMSPEQAMGEREVDGRADLYALGVVGYQMLAGELPFQATNTPAMLMKHLSERPRPLSQVRADLPENLVQAIDRALAKGRDERWRDAQAFADALAEDAAAAPAPRRSTPRLSHPATVGTVQGRLEEEPGTAIERLRQHTPLPAPPFPPLPRDWMFDANTREQGKEVLRQWREEQRRWREEVRGRDAPRSSMRMAALELQQYELQRRSPEERVASVRRRLAGTGVTLAMLATINAVFTPGFPWVLFPAIGMAFGVIRSLSNLWADGIPVRDVFRRPDRAAVRGDEQPLRRLEPSIPAPAAATATEAVLDSVPREVLDGRHGSKVKDAYGARGQIRSLLARLPESERALLPEIQPTVESLVERVRTIAAALHALDTDASPDALVRLQLRIAEAEALPEEAPERARRLELLQRQLTTLTDLAERRTTLSQQLEHALLVLETMKLDLTRLRSSGLEARLADQGPVTQEMRALARDVQRVAEAVDESQRAD, from the coding sequence GTGGCTGAGGACACGCTCCTCCGCGAGCGTTGCGCCACCGCCGTCGCCGGCCTCTACGAGATCGAGGAGCAGATCGGACGCGGCGGGATGGCCGTTGTCTATCGGGCCCTCGATGAGCGGCTGAAGCGGAAGGTCGCGCTCAAGGTCCTCCCGCCCGAGCTCGCGTTCCGTCCCGAGGTCCGCACCCGCTTCCTGCGCGAGGCGGAGATGTCGGCGCGCCTCTCCCACCCGCACATCGTCCCCATCTACTCCGTCGACGAGGCGGAGGGGCTGGTGTACTTCGCGATGGGGTTGGTCGAGGGCGAGTCGCTGGCGGCACGTCTGCACCGGGAGCCGCGCCCTCCGCTCGACTTCGTGCGTCGCGTGCTGCGCGAGGTGGCCGGCGCGCTGCACTACGCGCATCAGCAGGGCGTGGTCCACCGCGATGTGAAGCCCGACAACATCCTCATCGAGGCGCCGTCGGGACGCGCGCTGGTCACCGACTTCGGGATCGCGCGAGCGGCGGAGGGCGATCAGCGGCTCACGGTCACTGGCATCGCGGTCGGGACCCCCGCGTACATGAGTCCCGAGCAGGCGATGGGCGAGCGCGAGGTCGATGGGCGCGCCGACCTCTACGCGCTCGGCGTCGTTGGCTACCAGATGCTGGCGGGGGAGCTGCCGTTCCAGGCGACGAACACGCCGGCGATGCTCATGAAGCATCTCAGCGAGCGGCCGCGGCCGCTCTCACAGGTGCGCGCCGACCTGCCGGAGAACCTCGTGCAGGCGATCGACCGCGCGCTCGCCAAAGGGCGCGACGAACGGTGGCGCGACGCGCAGGCCTTCGCCGACGCGCTCGCCGAGGATGCGGCAGCGGCGCCGGCGCCACGCCGCTCGACGCCGCGGCTGAGCCACCCGGCGACCGTGGGGACGGTGCAGGGGCGCCTGGAGGAGGAACCAGGGACGGCGATCGAACGCCTGCGGCAGCACACGCCGCTCCCGGCCCCGCCATTCCCGCCGCTGCCTCGCGACTGGATGTTCGACGCGAACACGCGCGAGCAGGGCAAGGAGGTCCTGCGGCAGTGGCGCGAGGAGCAGCGGCGCTGGCGCGAGGAGGTGCGCGGGCGGGATGCCCCGCGGTCGTCGATGCGGATGGCGGCGCTCGAGCTGCAACAGTACGAACTCCAGCGCCGTTCGCCGGAAGAGCGCGTCGCGAGCGTGCGTCGTCGGCTCGCCGGGACGGGAGTGACGCTGGCAATGCTCGCGACGATCAATGCCGTATTCACGCCGGGATTCCCCTGGGTGCTGTTCCCGGCGATCGGCATGGCGTTCGGCGTGATCCGCAGCCTCTCGAACCTCTGGGCCGACGGCATCCCGGTGCGTGACGTGTTCCGGCGACCGGATCGCGCCGCGGTGCGCGGGGACGAGCAACCGTTGCGCCGCCTCGAGCCGAGCATCCCGGCGCCGGCGGCGGCCACGGCGACGGAGGCGGTGCTCGACAGCGTGCCGCGTGAGGTCCTCGACGGACGGCACGGCTCGAAGGTGAAGGACGCATACGGTGCTCGCGGGCAGATCCGCTCCCTGCTCGCGCGGTTGCCTGAGTCGGAGCGTGCGCTGCTCCCCGAGATCCAGCCGACGGTCGAGTCACTCGTCGAGCGGGTGCGCACGATCGCGGCGGCGCTCCATGCGCTCGACACCGATGCCTCGCCCGACGCCCTCGTGCGACTGCAACTCCGGATTGCCGAGGCGGAGGCACTGCCGGAGGAGGCCCCGGAACGCGCGCGTCGCCTTGAGTTGCTGCAGCGGCAGCTGACGACGCTCACGGACTTGGCCGAGCGGCGCACGACGCTCTCGCAGCAACTGGAGCACGCGCTACTCGTGCTTGAGACGATGAAGCTCGATCTCACGCGCCTGCGGAGTTCCGGGCTCGAGGCGCGACTCGCCGACCAGGGCCCGGTGACGCAGGAGATGCGCGCCCTCGCGCGAGACGTGCAGCGGGTGGCCGAGGCCGTGGACGAGTCGCAACGCGCCGACTGA
- a CDS encoding ATP-dependent 6-phosphofructokinase, producing the protein MRLAISTGGGDAPGLNAVIRAATLSAIAKGWTVLGIKRGYAGLLGEDEVVPLTAESVRGIAHLGGTILRTTNRGNPFEFPRLQADGTYKNFDRSDELIDNARNLGIQAIISIGGDGSLSIAQKLVDKGMRIVCVPKTIDNDVSGTVTTFGFDTAVSTAIEAIDKLHTTAESHDRVMVLEVMGRDAGFIALHSGVSGTADVVLIPEIPWKVEKVCEAIMERDKRGRKFAIVVVAEGAHDESGEASIIGESMPGQARRVGGIAQRLAHIIQEKTGKECRSMVLGHLQRGGMPTGYDRLLATRFGGAATEAVAAGKWGHMVALQTPNIVTVPIKEALRDTKRVDPTHDVVRTARAVGISFGD; encoded by the coding sequence ATGCGTCTCGCGATCTCCACCGGCGGCGGCGATGCCCCCGGCCTCAATGCGGTCATCCGCGCCGCCACGCTCTCCGCCATCGCGAAGGGCTGGACCGTCCTCGGCATCAAGCGGGGCTATGCCGGCCTGCTCGGCGAGGACGAGGTGGTGCCGCTCACCGCGGAGTCGGTGCGCGGCATCGCGCACCTCGGTGGCACCATCCTGCGGACCACCAACCGCGGCAATCCGTTCGAGTTCCCGCGCCTCCAGGCCGACGGCACCTACAAGAACTTCGACCGCTCGGACGAGCTCATCGACAACGCGCGCAACCTCGGCATCCAGGCGATCATCTCGATCGGCGGGGACGGGTCGCTCAGCATCGCGCAGAAGCTCGTCGACAAGGGGATGCGCATCGTCTGCGTCCCGAAGACGATCGACAATGACGTGTCCGGGACGGTCACGACCTTCGGATTCGACACCGCGGTGTCGACGGCGATCGAGGCGATCGACAAGTTGCACACCACGGCCGAGAGCCATGACCGCGTGATGGTGCTCGAGGTCATGGGGCGTGACGCGGGCTTCATCGCGCTTCACTCGGGGGTGTCGGGGACGGCGGATGTCGTGCTGATCCCCGAGATCCCGTGGAAGGTCGAGAAGGTCTGTGAAGCGATCATGGAGCGCGACAAGCGAGGCCGGAAGTTCGCGATCGTCGTCGTGGCCGAGGGCGCGCACGACGAGAGCGGCGAGGCCTCGATCATCGGTGAGTCGATGCCGGGCCAGGCCCGTCGCGTGGGTGGGATCGCCCAACGGCTGGCGCACATCATCCAGGAGAAGACCGGCAAGGAGTGCCGGTCGATGGTCCTCGGGCACCTGCAACGCGGCGGCATGCCGACCGGCTATGACCGGCTGCTCGCGACCCGCTTCGGTGGGGCGGCGACGGAGGCGGTGGCGGCGGGAAAGTGGGGGCACATGGTCGCGCTCCAGACCCCGAACATCGTGACGGTGCCCATCAAGGAAGCCCTGAGGGACACCAAGCGGGTCGACCCGACCCACGACGTGGTGCGGACCGCCCGGGCGGTGGGGATCAGCTTCGGGGACTGA
- a CDS encoding GspH/FimT family pseudopilin, with product MRRGLTLVEVILVCTFLGLVAGIALPRVGSALDAVRLEQAAHEIAGALTLARAAAIRRAAFAELVIDEVRGTVRVESGGDTLLARAIRADHRVSLRASRDTITYAPTGLGYGVANSTIIVGIGQRAETVTVSRLGRMRRSW from the coding sequence ATGCGTCGCGGTCTTACACTGGTCGAGGTGATCCTCGTCTGCACGTTCCTCGGGCTCGTCGCGGGGATCGCCCTCCCCCGCGTCGGCTCGGCGCTCGACGCGGTGCGCCTCGAGCAGGCCGCGCACGAGATCGCGGGCGCACTCACCCTGGCGCGCGCCGCGGCCATCCGGCGCGCCGCCTTCGCGGAACTGGTCATCGATGAGGTGAGGGGGACCGTGCGCGTGGAGAGCGGCGGTGACACCCTCCTCGCGCGCGCGATCCGCGCCGACCACCGGGTCAGCCTCCGCGCCTCGCGCGACACCATCACCTATGCCCCGACCGGGCTCGGCTACGGCGTCGCCAACAGCACCATCATCGTGGGGATCGGCCAGCGCGCGGAGACCGTGACCGTCAGCCGCCTGGGACGCATGCGCCGATCGTGGTGA
- a CDS encoding Rdx family protein: MAAALREEFPEAEVGLIPSGGGVFEVTLDDTLLFSKKQLGRHAQPGEILGLIRSKL, from the coding sequence CTGGCGGCCGCGCTCCGGGAGGAGTTCCCCGAGGCCGAGGTGGGGTTGATCCCCTCCGGCGGCGGGGTCTTCGAGGTGACCCTCGACGACACGCTCCTCTTCTCCAAGAAGCAACTCGGGCGGCATGCACAGCCCGGTGAGATCCTCGGCCTGATCCGGTCGAAGCTGTAG
- a CDS encoding DEAD/DEAH box helicase — MRPRQGFGIVAGTGTGKTLAVKPIAKALLATDTLRVGVVNREREATPETPSWNVVIVTTGIARRWFQDGDIRPHDTLVVDEIHQTSAELELCLALGKRTGCRFIWLSATVDPSFYRRYLAAADVIESTAFDPAKAAKVEVERKKPVYFLDDRFLQKAIKERRGIGVFLPTRAGVEEVAADVGARYPRMQVAFYHGGEPIRVIRPFLEGEVEKPFLLAMTAAGQSALNVRGLDTVVIDDTRFTNVVEQGRNVLTRLHLGANEILQMAGRVHGRVAGGRVFILSDRDIRFDQLEPTAPEFQLAGDSERVALTCAALGVRADELDLPVPLDKHSYRNALAFLEARGIIDAGKLTPYGTKVEAMPVDRQWAELLVHCDDELLPYVAVMASVESLHRMTREDRELTGLIVPGSDHLSTYNVYAEAFEKCGYLGEVYGLPRQMFDESIERWAEGRGVLVKSVEDAALAMASIYRSVGLPLPTRMPRTTSAVERRFIDLVARIMPFQLVIDERTVTGDEARVSKTSVCGSWGAIAGTLRYFADKFGIPRAAIEGTQLPGDLVRRYATRHVPRLVYDPGRKERPFALESKVTYFGFELEHEREPLSEFPPEYAAEARHALADALARSEARHPAVPRNRPAIDEVREVWRRSGGRTPKLGLAELTAWYEAQLAEVHDLHGFRTASLRFVADAFVPAAERARWMALPGAVEIRDRTVSLHYEVEELPDGTSRGVARLQMPEKLARNLVAEELPVLDRPLRFVVTRGARGTVRADSLHEVQEQLSRPWTADETPRSSRHGGRDTDHGHRGIRGGRDGGRGGRDDRGGAGGRPPWAPKRGKRR; from the coding sequence GTGCGGCCGCGCCAGGGCTTCGGCATCGTCGCCGGGACCGGCACGGGCAAGACGCTCGCCGTGAAGCCAATCGCGAAGGCGCTGCTCGCGACCGACACGCTCCGCGTGGGCGTGGTGAACCGCGAACGCGAGGCGACGCCGGAGACGCCGAGCTGGAACGTGGTGATCGTCACCACCGGCATCGCGCGGCGCTGGTTCCAGGACGGGGACATCCGGCCGCACGACACGCTCGTGGTGGACGAGATCCACCAGACGAGCGCCGAGCTCGAGCTCTGTCTCGCGCTCGGGAAGCGGACCGGCTGCCGCTTCATCTGGCTCTCGGCGACGGTCGATCCGTCGTTCTACCGGCGCTATCTCGCCGCGGCCGATGTGATCGAGTCGACGGCGTTCGACCCCGCGAAGGCCGCCAAGGTCGAGGTGGAGCGGAAGAAGCCGGTCTACTTCCTCGACGACCGCTTCCTCCAGAAGGCGATCAAGGAGCGGCGCGGCATCGGCGTCTTCCTGCCGACGCGCGCCGGCGTGGAGGAGGTCGCGGCCGACGTCGGCGCGCGGTACCCGCGCATGCAGGTCGCGTTCTATCACGGTGGCGAGCCCATCCGCGTGATCCGGCCCTTCCTCGAGGGTGAGGTGGAGAAGCCGTTCCTCCTGGCGATGACGGCGGCGGGCCAGAGCGCCCTCAACGTGCGCGGGCTCGACACGGTCGTGATCGACGACACGCGCTTCACGAACGTCGTCGAGCAGGGGCGCAACGTCCTCACGCGGCTGCACCTCGGCGCGAACGAGATCCTGCAGATGGCGGGGCGCGTGCATGGGCGCGTGGCGGGCGGGCGGGTGTTCATCCTCAGCGACCGAGACATCCGCTTCGACCAGCTCGAGCCGACCGCGCCCGAGTTCCAGCTGGCCGGGGATTCCGAGCGCGTGGCGCTCACCTGCGCCGCGCTCGGCGTGCGCGCCGACGAGCTCGACCTGCCGGTGCCGCTCGACAAGCACTCGTACCGCAACGCGCTCGCGTTCCTCGAGGCGCGCGGGATCATCGACGCGGGCAAGCTGACGCCCTACGGCACCAAGGTCGAGGCGATGCCGGTGGACCGGCAGTGGGCCGAGCTGCTCGTGCATTGCGACGACGAGTTGTTGCCGTACGTCGCGGTGATGGCGAGCGTGGAATCACTGCACCGCATGACGCGCGAGGACCGCGAGCTGACCGGGCTCATCGTACCGGGGAGCGACCATCTCTCGACATACAACGTGTACGCCGAGGCGTTCGAGAAGTGCGGCTACCTTGGCGAGGTGTACGGGCTGCCGCGGCAGATGTTCGACGAGAGCATCGAGCGGTGGGCCGAGGGCCGCGGCGTGCTGGTGAAGTCGGTGGAGGACGCCGCCCTCGCGATGGCGAGCATCTACCGGTCGGTGGGGTTGCCGCTGCCGACGCGCATGCCGCGCACGACGTCGGCGGTGGAGCGGCGGTTCATCGATCTCGTGGCGCGCATCATGCCCTTCCAGCTGGTGATCGACGAGCGCACGGTGACGGGTGACGAGGCGCGCGTGAGCAAGACGAGCGTCTGCGGGAGTTGGGGCGCGATCGCCGGGACGCTGCGCTACTTCGCCGACAAGTTCGGGATCCCGCGCGCGGCGATCGAGGGGACGCAGCTCCCCGGGGACCTGGTGCGGCGCTATGCGACGCGGCATGTCCCGCGCCTGGTGTACGATCCGGGGCGGAAGGAGCGCCCCTTCGCGCTCGAGTCGAAGGTGACGTACTTCGGGTTCGAACTCGAGCATGAACGTGAGCCGTTGTCGGAGTTCCCGCCGGAGTACGCCGCGGAGGCCCGTCACGCGCTCGCGGATGCGCTCGCGCGGAGCGAAGCGCGCCATCCAGCGGTGCCGCGCAACCGGCCGGCGATCGACGAGGTGCGGGAGGTCTGGCGGCGGTCCGGTGGGCGCACGCCGAAGCTGGGGCTCGCCGAACTCACGGCCTGGTACGAGGCGCAGCTCGCCGAGGTGCACGACCTCCACGGCTTCCGCACGGCGTCGCTCCGCTTCGTTGCGGACGCCTTCGTGCCGGCGGCCGAGCGCGCGCGCTGGATGGCATTGCCGGGGGCGGTGGAGATCCGCGATCGCACCGTGAGCCTCCACTACGAGGTGGAGGAGCTCCCCGATGGCACGTCGCGCGGTGTGGCGCGGCTGCAGATGCCGGAGAAGCTCGCGCGGAACCTGGTCGCCGAGGAGCTGCCCGTGCTCGATCGGCCGCTGCGGTTCGTCGTGACGCGGGGTGCGCGCGGGACCGTGCGCGCGGACTCCCTGCATGAGGTGCAGGAGCAGCTGTCGCGACCGTGGACGGCGGATGAGACGCCGCGTTCCTCGCGTCACGGCGGGCGGGACACCGATCATGGGCACCGCGGCATTCGCGGTGGCCGTGACGGGGGGCGTGGCGGACGCGACGACCGTGGGGGAGCAGGCGGTCGACCGCCTTGGGCACCGAAGCGCGGCAAGCGTCGCTGA
- a CDS encoding alpha/beta fold hydrolase has translation MGRRDVPHRSHRAAGRPADRPHLARGATILDRLPPAEWFPAGVDGITARTLVVGTGLRLRVLEAGAADGAPIVLLHGWGVSSYLWRHNLRALGDAGHRAVAIDLPGHGLSDAPETPGAYTLDRFTQHLTAALDALAMPRAVIAAQSMAGKVAVRLALEAPERVRSLVLFGPVGFGLIPPWQALAPIIPLLPGTVPSQLVPRRVVDFVQRRVYGKLGWFSERDVDEYWAPTQFPQVVRAQLQMLKEFDWAPWSLEAVGALRVPTQVVFGTRDRTVRPVHAEGLTAALRDGGLTWIHDGGHVVMEEVPARVNAILLGAVRAP, from the coding sequence GTGGGCCGACGTGACGTTCCGCATCGGTCTCATCGCGCGGCTGGGCGGCCGGCCGATCGACCTCATCTAGCACGAGGCGCGACCATCCTCGACCGACTCCCGCCCGCAGAGTGGTTCCCGGCGGGCGTCGACGGGATCACCGCGCGGACGCTGGTCGTCGGGACCGGGCTGCGCCTCCGCGTGCTCGAGGCCGGCGCGGCCGATGGTGCGCCGATCGTGCTGCTGCACGGTTGGGGCGTGTCGAGCTATCTCTGGCGGCACAACCTGCGCGCGCTCGGTGATGCCGGGCATCGGGCGGTCGCGATCGACCTGCCCGGGCATGGACTCTCCGATGCGCCCGAGACGCCGGGGGCATACACGCTCGACCGTTTCACGCAGCATCTCACAGCGGCGCTGGACGCACTGGCGATGCCGCGCGCGGTGATCGCCGCGCAGTCGATGGCCGGCAAGGTCGCGGTGCGCCTCGCGCTCGAGGCCCCGGAGCGCGTGCGCTCGCTCGTGCTGTTCGGCCCGGTGGGATTCGGCCTCATCCCGCCGTGGCAGGCCCTCGCGCCGATCATCCCGCTGCTCCCGGGCACGGTGCCGTCGCAGCTCGTGCCGCGGCGCGTCGTCGACTTCGTGCAACGCCGCGTCTACGGCAAGCTCGGCTGGTTCTCCGAGCGCGACGTGGACGAATACTGGGCACCGACACAGTTCCCGCAGGTGGTGCGCGCGCAGCTGCAGATGCTGAAGGAGTTCGACTGGGCGCCCTGGTCGCTCGAGGCGGTGGGCGCACTCCGCGTGCCGACGCAGGTGGTCTTCGGGACGCGTGACCGGACGGTGCGTCCGGTGCATGCGGAGGGGCTCACCGCCGCGTTGCGAGATGGGGGGCTGACCTGGATCCACGATGGCGGGCACGTGGTGATGGAGGAGGTCCCGGCGCGCGTGAATGCGATCCTCCTCGGCGCGGTCCGCGCGCCCTGA
- a CDS encoding DEAD/DEAH box helicase, with amino-acid sequence MTFADLGLSERMLDSLRGAGYTRPTPIQAQAVPLALRGKDLMGLAQTGTGKTAAFTIPIIERLMDGPKRTRALILTPTRELCQQVEESFRKYGTGTGLEVISVYGGVGYEPQVKALHGGVDVVVATPGRLIDHLEKQNVVFDELEVLVLDEADRMLDMGFAPQINRIVAQIHPYRQTLLFSATMPPEVEALARKYLRRPTVVQVGRRSQAATTVRHFVYPVPKHKKTELLRHLLKEMGATDSILVFTRTKHGADRVVRDLEGDGFTAEALHADKTQAQREQALAKFKEGRVKILVATDIAQRGLDISGISHVVNYDVPQQAEDYVHRIGRTGRAAKEGDAFTFMCADEIGMVRTVERVIGQEIPRISVAGYDFGT; translated from the coding sequence ATCACGTTCGCCGATCTCGGCCTGAGCGAGCGGATGCTCGACTCGCTCCGCGGCGCCGGCTACACCCGCCCGACGCCGATCCAGGCGCAGGCGGTGCCGCTCGCGCTCCGCGGCAAGGACCTCATGGGTCTCGCGCAGACGGGCACCGGGAAGACTGCCGCGTTCACGATCCCCATCATCGAGCGGTTGATGGACGGGCCCAAGCGGACTCGCGCGCTCATCCTCACCCCGACGCGCGAGCTCTGCCAGCAGGTCGAGGAGAGTTTCCGGAAGTACGGGACGGGCACCGGGCTCGAGGTGATCTCGGTCTACGGCGGCGTGGGCTACGAACCGCAGGTGAAGGCGCTCCATGGTGGCGTCGACGTCGTGGTCGCGACGCCGGGACGCCTCATCGACCATCTCGAGAAGCAGAACGTCGTCTTCGATGAGCTCGAGGTGCTCGTGCTCGACGAGGCCGACCGGATGCTCGACATGGGCTTCGCGCCGCAGATCAACCGGATCGTCGCGCAGATCCATCCGTACCGGCAGACGCTGCTCTTCTCGGCCACGATGCCGCCGGAGGTCGAGGCGCTCGCGCGGAAGTACCTGCGTCGCCCGACGGTGGTGCAGGTGGGGCGCCGCTCGCAGGCCGCGACGACGGTGCGCCACTTCGTGTATCCCGTGCCCAAGCACAAGAAGACCGAGCTGCTCCGTCACCTCCTGAAGGAGATGGGCGCGACCGATTCCATCCTCGTGTTCACGCGAACGAAGCATGGCGCGGATCGCGTGGTGCGCGACCTCGAAGGGGACGGTTTCACCGCCGAGGCGCTGCACGCCGACAAGACTCAGGCGCAGCGCGAGCAGGCCCTGGCGAAGTTCAAAGAGGGGCGCGTGAAGATCCTCGTCGCGACCGACATCGCGCAGCGCGGCCTCGACATCTCCGGCATCTCGCACGTGGTGAACTACGACGTGCCGCAGCAGGCGGAGGACTACGTGCACCGGATCGGGCGCACCGGCCGCGCGGCGAAGGAAGGGGACGCCTTCACCTTCATGTGCGCCGACGAGATCGGGATGGTGCGCACCGTGGAGCGAGTCATCGGCCAGGAGATCCCGCGGATCTCGGTGGCGGGATACGACTTCGGGACCTGA